A genomic region of Thermodesulfobium narugense DSM 14796 contains the following coding sequences:
- the hpt gene encoding hypoxanthine phosphoribosyltransferase — protein sequence MKEHELKILVSREEIAKAINSLAKKIDSDYLGKKILLVGVLKGAAFFLVDLARSISLPLEIDFVEVSSYGNKAESSGKIKLIKDIRKDLSDYHVLIVEDILDSGLTLQYLIDFFKQKKPLSVKSVVLFYKMKNNDCKRPNADYFGLKIPDYFVVGYGLDYAEKYRNLKDLYVVSFV from the coding sequence GTGAAAGAACATGAGCTAAAAATTTTAGTAAGTAGAGAAGAAATTGCTAAGGCTATTAATTCATTGGCAAAAAAAATAGATAGTGATTATCTTGGTAAGAAAATTTTACTGGTAGGGGTATTGAAAGGCGCTGCTTTCTTTCTTGTAGACCTCGCAAGATCAATATCTTTACCACTAGAAATAGATTTTGTAGAAGTATCAAGCTATGGCAATAAAGCTGAAAGTTCTGGGAAAATTAAATTAATTAAAGATATAAGAAAGGATTTATCTGATTATCACGTTCTGATTGTTGAAGACATTTTAGACTCTGGACTTACTTTGCAATATCTAATTGATTTTTTTAAACAAAAAAAACCATTAAGTGTTAAATCTGTAGTGTTGTTTTATAAAATGAAAAATAATGATTGCAAAAGACCTAATGCAGATTATTTCGGACTAAAAATTCCAGATTACTTCGTAGTTGGATATGGATTAGATTATGCTGAAAAATATCGTAATCTAAAGGATTTATATGTAGTTTCTTTTGTTTGA